TACACAATTATGGATAAGTTATAAACAAAATGTGGATAATTCAGAAAAAAACAACGATTGAAAGAAGGTTTTTCATATGGAAACCGTTTGCAAGATTGTGGACAGTAATGTGAATAGTCAAATAACTTATGCACAAGCTGTGGATATCTTAAATGCAGGAGAAGTTGTGGCATTTCCAACAGAAACGGTTTACGGTTTAGGGGCAGTGGCTACAAATGATGAAGCAGTCAAAAAGATTTTTAAGGCAAAAGGTCGACCATCCGATAACCCGCTTATAGTCCATATAGGAACGAAAGAGGAAGTTCACCTTTATATAGAACATATTTCTGAACTTGCAAAAAAATGTATGGATGTATTTTGGCCAGGGCCTCTGACACTTGTGATGCCAGTAAAACCAAATGTGCTAGCAGAAAGTGTGACAGCTGGCTTAAAAACAGTCGGCATTCGTATGCCGGATCATCCCGTTGCGTTAGCATTACTACAGCAAATACAAAAACCGCTAGCTGCACCAAGTGCGAATCGAAGCGGGAAACCAAGCCCAACAGAGGCGATACATGTAAAAGACGATTTAGAAGGGTACATACCGTATATTGTAGATGGTGGTCCAACAGGCATTGGCTTTGAATCAACCGTACTTGATGTTACGCATGAACCACCCGTTATATTACGTCCAGGTGGCATTACAAAGGAAATGTTAGAGTCCGTAATCGGTCCAGTTATTCAACCGTCCAAAATAGAACAGACAATGGAAGAAACACCGAAAGCGCCAGGTATGAAGTATACACATTATGCGCCCAATGCACCTGTCTACTTAATTGACTGTGATGACCAAAAAGTGCAACAAGCAATACAACAACTTCAAGCACAGCAGCATAAAGTAGCACTTCTAGCACCTGCAAGCTTTGAGCATATTCCAACCGATTTTTATTTTTCAATTGGTCAAACAGGTAGCAAAGAAGAAATGGGTGCGTCCTTATACCATGCGTTGCGTGCTTGCGATAAAACAGACGCTACCATTATATTAGTAACGGCAACCTCCACAGAAGGTGTAGGCGCCGCCATTATGAACAGACTAGAAAAAGCCGCGGGTGGTAAATGGTATACACGTTAACATTGGAATGCATTGAGACTTTACTGGCAATTGGTGAGAATTTCGTTGCGATACGTCGAGTTTTTGTGGCGATACAAGAGGTTTACCTGGCGATTCTCCCGAATTTATTGGCGATTAAAGATCTCCTATTAGCGATTCTATAAGACAACCAATAAAAAGGGGCTGTTCCAAAAGTCATTGCAATGACTTTTGGTGGCAGCCCTCTTTTCATATTCAGAAAAGCACAAAAAGTGTATTTAAGAAGTAACAGATTCGTTGTGACCTATATTAAAGACGTAGAGTCCAGTATTGATATTAAATACTCATTAGCTTGTGTCTAGTAGTAATCTTTTGATAAATGCGTTGTCTACTCAACGATTGTCTTTCCGAAATCAGAGAAATTTTTTCATATGTTTGCCACCTCTAGTCATCAACTTCCTCATTTAACCCCGACTTACACATCAATCACTATACCTTTCTAGATACAAAAGAAATGATTCCGATTACAAGTGTAATACAAGGTAATATGAGCCATAATGAACTCCTTTCAAAGAAATCGGAAAATTCATTCACAAAAATCATGTTTTTTGAAATATACATAAACATGAAAAAAGAACTCACCAATAGAATGGCCTCTGAAACATTAATATTTTTTCTTTGTTTCAAAATAAACCCTCCTTATCAAATTTTGACTTATTTAAAGAAAAAATTGATTTTTTTATTATTTTTTGTGCAATAAAATAGTAAAAATAGGAAAAGGGGTTCTGTAATGAAAAAAGTATTTTTTAAAGTATCTCTCTTACTTAGCTTCACTCTAGTCTTATTTATTTTTAGCTCACAAGAAGCATCAGCTAATGGATTTAATCTTGAGCTAGTAAGTTCATCAAAAGTAGATTTTGAAAACTTATACATCAAGAAATCAGATGGATCAATTACTGCTTTTGATAATATTAAAGATATGCAACTGCATTTAAATTATATCAATTCAAACGGCTATGCTCCAGAATTTATTACCTTAGCAAGATTAGGGCATAGACTAATAGGAACTCAATATAAATACAGAGTATTCTCGGGATATTCAAAGTTCACACCGTTTTGGACAAAAGCTTCACTTTATACATTAACAAATAATCAATCAGAAAGCTTTTCTTCAACAACGAATACTGATTGGGGAAGCATTAACTTCTCATTTTCTAAATCGTATGGTGTTTCTACAAACATACCAGCAGATTCAACAAGATATAGTAGATTAGCAGGTTACGCAGATTTAAAAATTGAAAGATACTATGTAAGTTTGCCTAACTTACATAACGGTTATTACAAAACAGAAGTGACTGTTCAAAATATTTATATTGATCCAATATACCAATAATTCAAATATCACTTCTTAGACTGTAGACAAAGTCAATTTATTTATTAGCGACTATTATAAACGCTTATTGATTTAGCCCTTTCTAAAAGAGCGTTTCAATTTTAATTATTGCTCACAAGCGCTTGCGAGTGGAAATATCTGCCAGTTACTTGTTAGTGGAATAGGAAAAAAATATAAAACAGGTGTAGAATGATTCGTTTTTCTACACCTGTTTTATTTTAGGGACTTTTTAGATAGCCTTTTTTGCTATGGACATTATTGATAATACTGTATTTTCGAGCATAAAATGATAAAATATTAGATAGCGAAGGAGTGCATTCTTGCAGGGAATTCTTGCAGGTATTTTAACGTCTGTAGATGTCATCGGGTTATTTGTATTAATTCCAAATGTTAGATATCGCTTATTTTTAGCAGTGTGGACAGCCACGTTACATATGCTTTTTCCACTGCTCGGCTTTGAATTAGGGAGCTACTTAGTGCGTTTTTTGTTAGAATGGGGACAATGGATTTCAAGTATTTTATTATTTAGTATTGGCCTCCATTTACTGTTGTCTTCTCACAAAAATGAGAAAATAACCATTTCACCAGTTTTATTAGCTGTGACTGCTAGCCTAGATACCTTTTCAGTGAGTGTTTCTTTTGGTATGCTTAACTTAGAAAAGACAATTTTCATAATTAGTGCCGGATTGAGTGCTTTTATTTGTTCGTATGGGTCTTTAGTATTGGCACGCAGGAGTCAGGTTTTTTTTGGAAATAAAATTCAAATAATTGCAGGCATTATTTTTATCGTTATGAGTCTACTCGCAATTAAAAAATAAATAAGGAAGGTGATAAGTGTGAATATATTATTTGTATGTACTGGGAATACTTGTCGCAGTCCGATGGCAGAGGCCATTTTAAAACAGAAACAACTCGCCGACGTTAATGTTCGTTCAGCTGGAATTTATGCAATGCCGAACGCAGAAATGTCTGCACATGCACAGCAAGTTTTACATGAGGCGAATATAGCGCATCAACATTTAGCTACACAACTATCTGTAGAAGAAGTGGAGTGGGCCGATCTCGTTTTAACGATGACCACAGCACATAAAGATACCATAATTGCTAACTATCCACATACGGAAGAAAAAGTTTTTACATTGAAAGAATATACGAGTGAAGGAAGCTATGAAAATGTGGTAGATCCTTACGGTGGGAATAAAGCAATTTATGAGGAAACTTTTGCAGAATTACAGGAATTAGTTGAACGATTAGTAAAAATACTTGAGAAGAATTGAGGGGCACTATGAAAAAACAGTTTGGCTTACGACTTAAACTAGTATTATTTGTAAGTATACTTGCACTAATCACATATAGTATAAGCTTTATCTTCATTGAATTTATACAACCTACTGTTTTCCCAGATACCAATCGTAAGCTATTTGAAGTGATTACTTATTTATTAGGGATTACTTGGTCAGGTATTTTAGCTGCAATTTTCAGCGTTATTTTAATCAAGCCATTACAACAGCTTGAATATTCTGCTACACGTGTTGCAGAAGGTAAAATTGGACAGGATGTAGTGATGCCGAAAACAAATGATGAGATTCGTTCAGTGGCTATAGCATTCCAACAAATGGTGTTAAATTTACGACATATGGTAGAAAGCATCGATCAAAACTTCCAACAAACAAATCAATCCATTATTAAGCTATCCGATGAAACAGCTGTTGCGACAAAGAAAGCGGACGGTATTGCGGTGACGGTGAGACATATTTCGGAAGGAGCCGAAGCGTCAGCTACAGCAGTACAAGATACCGCAGAAGCAATTGAAGATGTGCGAGCATTAGCAACTGAAGTGAATACGAGAGCTGAACAGTCTGCAACGCAATCGAAAGAGATTTTACATAATTTAACTAATACAACAAAAGCGATTGAAACGTTAGTCAACAGCATTCAACAAATCGCAGCCGGTAACAACGAAGCATTAGAAAGTATTCGTACATTAGAAGACAATGCGGGACAAGTTGAACGTATTATTAGTTTAGTAGGCGATATTGCTGCGCAAACTAATTTACTAGCATTAAATGCTTCCATCGAAGCTGCTCGTGCAGGAGAACATGGGAAAGGCTTTGCAGTTGTAGCAGAAGAGGTGCGTGGTTTAGCAGATGAAAGCGCAAAAGCAGTACAAGGCATTACGTCGCTAATCCAATCCATGCAACAAAATGTTGAGATTGTCGTGAAGCAAATGAATCAACAGGTAGCATTTGCAACAAAAGAAGCAGCACGCGTATCAGAGACAACGACAGCTGTTGAAGGAATGTCCTCTAGTGTGCATGAAATGGCAAACGCAATTGTCGAGATTTCTTCATTAATAGAAAAACAAATGCACAATATCGAAACAACTGCTCGACAATCACAAGAAGTAGCAGCGATTGCACAAGAAACATCAGCAGGTGCACAGGAAGTTAGCAGTGCAACAGAAGAGCAAGCTTATGCAATCGAGCAGGTTGAACAACTTGCACAAGATTTAAAAAAGCAATCCGAAGCGCTTCATAAAATGATCCAACAATTTGATAGACAAGCATAGAAAGTTAGACTGTGGACAAGCTTAAAAAAGCATGCCCACAGTTTTTTATTTTAGCTGGCATGGACGATAATGGGGGCCTTTGGAAAAAATATCGAAATAGTATGTCCACTGTAATAGAAAAAGCAGAAAAACTTCAGTAGAGGGAATATTATAACAAAAGACCATTATCCGAATTTATTAACAGGATATTCACATTATCCACAAAAAAAAGACTAAAAAATGAACGTTTTTTAATCCGCTTACAAGAAACGTTCGTCTTTTAGGAGAAATCAGCATAAAAATGCAACAAAAATCATGTTATTCTAGGGAGAGAAGTGGTAAACTAATGTTGACTATATTTCGAAATGAGGGAACCCAGTGAGAATAGCAATTTCTTCTGATCACGGAGGCAATAATTTACGTCGTGAGATTATGCAACTGTTAGATGAGCTAAATATTAGCTACGAAGATTTTGGTCCACAATCTGCGGATTCAGTAGACTATCCTGATTATGCAAAGCCAGTTTCTGAAGGTGTTGCTAGCGGGGAATTTGATAAAGGCATTTTAATTTGTGGAACAGGGATTGGCATGTCCATCGCTGCGAACAAAGTAAAAGGTATTCGTTGTGCTTTAGTACACGATGTATTTAGTGCAAAGGCAACTCGTTGCCATAATGATTCAAATATTTTAGCAATGGGTGAGCGCGTAATTGGTCCTGGCCTTGCACGTGAAATCGCCAAAACATGGCTTGAAACAGATTTTGAAGGCGGTCGTCATACACGCCGCGTAGAAAAAATCGCTGAATTAGAACAATAAACAATGCGCTTTTTCAGCCGTTAACACAATTGTGCATAGGCAGTGGCAGCATGTGCTGTCACTTTACCCTATGCAATGGTACGGCTTAGCGTAAGGAAAAGACATCAATAAAAGGGGCTGAGCTTAATGGTTGTGCAACAAATACAAACGCAATTGACTCAGTTACTCAGTGATTTCGAAGAGCAAGTAGTGTTGCGACCAAAGACTATTTTTGTCGTAGGCTGCTCTACGTCTGAAGTGATTGGTCAGAAAATTGGCACAGCGGGTGCGCTGGAAACAGCACAAGCGATTTTTGAGCCGTTGCAAGCATTTGCAAAAAAACATCAGCTATATCTAGCGTTCCAAGGCTGTGAGCATATTAATCGTGCAATCACGATGGAAGCTTCAGTTGCAGAACAGTTTGGCTATGAACCAGTAGCAGTCATACCTGTTCGTACTGCAGGTGGGTCAATGTCAGCTTACGCGTATACAAAATTGGAAAACCCAGTTGTTGTAGAGGCGATACGTGCACATGCAGGTATTGACATAGGACAAACGTTAATTGGTATGCATTTAAAGGAAGTAGCTGTTCCGGTTCGTACATCCGTGCGAACAGTAGGGGAAGCAATTGTCACAGTAGCAACAACACGTCCAAAGCTAATTGGTGGCGAACGTGCTGTATATAAATAACACAACTTCTGTTGTCAGAGGTAAAGGTAAATAACGATAATACTTAGGAGGCTTTTTCAAACATGGCATACGAAAAATTAGCAGTACAAGACAAAGCAGTATTAGATGGGATTTTAGCAGAGAAAAAACGTCAACAAGCGAATATCGAGTTAATCGCATCTGAAAACTTTGTATCTGAAGCAGTAATGGAAGCACAAGGTTCAGTTCTTACTAACAAATATGCTGAAGGTTATCCGGGAAAACGTTACTATGGTGGCTGTGAGCATGTAGACGTAGTTGAAGATATTGCACGTGACCGTGTGAAAGAAATCTTCGGTGCAGAATATGCTAACGTACAACCACACTCTGGTGCACAAGCGAATATGGCTGTATACCATACAATTTTAGAACCAGGCGATACAGTATTAGGGATGAACCTATCTCATGGCGGTCACTTAACACATGGATCTCCTGTAAACTTCTCAGGTATTCTTTACAATTTCGTTGAATACGGTGTAACAGAAGATACACATGTAATTGACTACGAAGATGTTCGTCAAAAAGCATTAGCACATAAACCAAAACTAATTGTAGCAGGTGCATCTGCATATCCACGCGAAATTGATTTCGCTAAATTCCGTGAAATTGCCGATGAAGTAGGAGCTTACTTTATGGTTGATATGGCGCACATCGCAGGTCTTGTAGCTGCTGGAGAGCACCAATCACCAGTTCCTTACGCTGATTTTGTTACATCGACTACACACAAAACATTACGTGGCCCACGTGGTGGTTTAATTCTTGCATCAAAAGAATGGGAGCAAAAATTAAATAAATCTGTATTCCCAGGTATCCAAGGTGGACCATTAATGCACGTAATCGCTGCAAAAGCAGTAGCATTTGGCGAAGCTTTACAACCTGAGTTCAAAGAATACGCAAAACAAATTAAAGCAAATGCACGCGCTTTAGCAGACGTGCTAATCGCTGAAGGTGTAGAAATCGTTTCGGGTGGTACAGATAATCACTTATTACTATTAAACGTAAAATCTCTTGGCTTAACTGGTAAAGTAGCAGAGCACGCACTAGATGAAGTAGGCATTACAACAAACAAAAACACAATCCCTTACGATACTGAATCTCCATTTGTTACTTCTGGTATCCGTATTGGTACACCTGCTGTGACATCTCGCGGCTTTAAAGAAGAAGATATGAAAGAAGTCGGCGCTATCATTGCAGCTGTACTTAAAAACCCTGAAGATGAAGCAGTGAAAGCTGAAGCGAAAGAGCGCGTAAAAGCTTTAACTGACAAACATCCTTTATACGCATAATCATTACTGCTAAAAAGCAAGGCTGTGACTAAAGTGTTAAGTTCACTTTAGCCATGGCCTTTTTGTTTAGATAAGCACTACATTCTTAACTTTTTAGCTACCAAAAAAATAAAATAATCTTATTTTTGGATTTTTTTACATAAATATAGATTGAAAGAGTATATTATATTCATTAAGGACAACCAATGTCCTGAAAAGGATAATATTTTTTATAAAAGTGACAATTTATTGAATTTTTATGTACAATATAAATGAAGTTATAGTGGATGGATAGAGACGGGAGGGGTTGGATGGTTACTAAATCTATGGATATACAAAATAGTATATTATTAACGACAATTCGTAACTTAGGTGAACAATCAAAAGAAAGCTACGTTATTTTAGATGCGAAAACAAATTGTATACTAGAATGCAACGAATCTTTTTGCATGCTAATAAATGCAAGTCATACAGAGATGCTCAAAAAAGATTATTTTGAGATGCTTTCGAATCAGTTACAAACGACAACAGTTGAAATGATAAAAGAGAAAATACATAGTGGAGCAATGGTGACAGCAAAGTTGCATCACCATCGCTTTGAAAAGCCGCCATTTTGGGCCGAGATGCAGACCCTTCCTTTTCAAAGTCATAATAATGAAACTTTATTTGTGTTAGTAATTGTGAAGGATATAACGTATTATCATACAGAAGATTTTATAATGAAATTAGAGAGAGCCGTCTACGAAGCGATAGAAAAAGACGAGCCATTTTATAAAAAAATGGACACTATTTGTAGTGGCATAGATGAATTTTTTATTCCATTTGTATTTAGTACAATACTTATTAAAACAGAATCCAATCAACTTCAAGTGTTTACTTCTAATAGGACGCGTGACCATGTGCCACAATTGTGCGAGATGAACGACTTTTATAGACAGGTGATGCAACAGGGAACAACGATCATTACAAATAACTTAGAAGATATTGCTATTCCAATAGAGTTTAAAAGTTTTGCTAATACAACAAATAAACACATTGGATGGTTTGTCCCTATTCGTAATCAGAAGCAACAAGCGATTGGCTTGTTTATGATATTTTCGCAATATTCAAGCGAAAGTGCATTATTTAATAAGTTGTTTGAAAAAATAGGTGCACTTGTTGCATTAGCGTTTACGTATGCAAAAACACAAAGAAGGCTATGGGATTTAGCATATAAGGATATTACAACGGGTTTGCCTAATCGGCATAGCTTTTTAAATAAAATTGAACAGGAAGAACAACGAGGGCATATTGGCTTTATCAAAATAATACAACCTAGTGAATTCCACCAAGTCGTTGAATTATACGGTCGAGAAGCGGGCGACGAGTTATTAAGGCAAGTTGCTCGACGACTCCAAGAACATAAAACCGAGATTAATGAATATATTGCTCGATTTACAAGTTCAAGTCTTATTATTTCACAAGTAACACATAAAGAAGAATTTAGTGACTATGAACAGCGTATCAAAGAATTAACACGCCAGCCCTTTATAATAAATGGTAAGCACATTTATATTACGTTAAAAACCGGAATTTCTTACTTTGATAAAGAGATAAAAATTGCTGATGCCATCAGATTTGCTGACAATGCACTATCTTATGCAGCTAACAAACCGGGCACACATATGGAAATATTCACAAAGGAACGCAACGATTTATTAGAGCAACAAATGACGGTTCTAAATCATTTATCACAAGCACTTAAAAATAAAGAAATTTCTGTAAATCTACAACCAAAAGTAGATTTACGAACAGGTGAAATTCAAAGTATAGAAGCTTTAGCTCGTTGGCATTCACCTATTCTCGGCTTTGTGTCACCGGCTATGTTTATACCAGTTGCCGAAAATGCAGGTAAGGTTCGTGAAATTGATAGTCAAATATTAGAGATAGTTCTTGCATGGCTAGCAGAGCGGCAACAATTAGGCAAGAAGCTGGTGAAGGTTGCAGTCAATATATCACCAGATCATTTTTACTATCCTCATTTTGTAAGGGATATCCGCCAGCTCGTTGAAAAATATAACATTGATCCAAGCAATATTATTTTAGAGGTAACTGAAAATATAGGTTTAGTCGATTTCCAAACAGCATTCACCATTATCCAAGAATTAAAAAGCTATGGCTTTCAAACATCGGTGGATGATTTCGGGACAGGCTTTTCCTCGCTTAGCTATTTGCAACGATTACCGTTCACAGAGTTAAAAATCGATCGCAGTTTTATTAATGACATAAAAGATGCGGCAACATTAGCCATTGTACGTTCCATTATTCAGCTAGCTTTAAATTTAGGGATGACATCTGTTGCGGAAGGAATAGAAAATGAGGAACAGGTTGAGATTTTACGAGCGCTCGGTTGTACAGTTGGACAAGGCTACTTCTATTATAAACCAATGTCAATTGAACAACTTGATACGATACTTGATGTATAATTAGCTTGTATATGTAGCAAACACTCTAGAAAAGGGCATATCTCGAATTTAATTTTGAGACAGTTGATATTTTCTGTTATACTAGTTGAGATAAAAATCAATCCGAACGGTTAGGAGAGAACCCCTTTGAGCAAAGTATACGTATTTGATCATCCACTAATCCAACACAAGTTAACTTATATTCGTGATAAAAATACAGGAACTAAAGAATTTCGTGAGCTAGTTGATGAAGTAGCAACATTAATGGCATTCGAAATTACGCGAGATATGCCTGTAGAAGAAATTGAAATTGAAACACCTGTAACCATTGCAAAAACAAAAGTTCTTTCTGGGAAAAAACTTGCGATCGTACCGATTTTACGCGCAGGAATCGGCATGGTAGACGGTGTATTAAAACTTATTCCAGCTGCTAAAGTTGGTCATATCGGTCTTTATCGTGACCCAGAAACATTAAAACCTGTTGAGTACTATGCAAAATTACCAGCAGATGTTGAAGAACGTGACTTCATTATTGTAGACCCAATGCTTGCTACAGGCGGTTCAGCAGTGGAAGCTATCAACTCACTGAAAAAACGCGGTGCGAAAAGCATTAAATTTATGTGTTTAATTGCTGCGCCTGAAGGTGTAAAAGTGATTCAAGACGAACATCCTGATGTGGATATCTACATTGCAGCACTTGACGAAAAGTTAAATGACCATGGCTATATTGTTCCTGGTTTAGGTGATGCTGGAGACCGTTTATTCGGTACAAAATAATATATTGCGCGTATTGCTTACGAAGTAATATCGTTTTTTAAACAGCAACTTTATAGCACTTGAAAGCGTCCTTCAATATTGAAGGACGTTTCATAGTATGTTTGGGCAATTTGCCACCCGAACTTGACACGTCAAGGTGAAGAAGGGGCATTGCTTTTAAACGTACAATATAACCAAAGGACGGTGCAAATCGTTTTGACGAAAAAATGGAAAGTGATGACGATTTTCGGTACAAGACCAGAGGCGATTAAAATGGCCCCGCTTGTATTGGAATTACAAAAGCATCCCGAGCAAGTGGAATCAATTGTGACTGTAACAGCACAACATCGCCAAATGCTTGACC
This DNA window, taken from Lysinibacillus sp. FSL M8-0337, encodes the following:
- a CDS encoding L-threonylcarbamoyladenylate synthase; protein product: METVCKIVDSNVNSQITYAQAVDILNAGEVVAFPTETVYGLGAVATNDEAVKKIFKAKGRPSDNPLIVHIGTKEEVHLYIEHISELAKKCMDVFWPGPLTLVMPVKPNVLAESVTAGLKTVGIRMPDHPVALALLQQIQKPLAAPSANRSGKPSPTEAIHVKDDLEGYIPYIVDGGPTGIGFESTVLDVTHEPPVILRPGGITKEMLESVIGPVIQPSKIEQTMEETPKAPGMKYTHYAPNAPVYLIDCDDQKVQQAIQQLQAQQHKVALLAPASFEHIPTDFYFSIGQTGSKEEMGASLYHALRACDKTDATIILVTATSTEGVGAAIMNRLEKAAGGKWYTR
- a CDS encoding manganese efflux pump — its product is MQGILAGILTSVDVIGLFVLIPNVRYRLFLAVWTATLHMLFPLLGFELGSYLVRFLLEWGQWISSILLFSIGLHLLLSSHKNEKITISPVLLAVTASLDTFSVSVSFGMLNLEKTIFIISAGLSAFICSYGSLVLARRSQVFFGNKIQIIAGIIFIVMSLLAIKK
- a CDS encoding low molecular weight protein arginine phosphatase, with the protein product MNILFVCTGNTCRSPMAEAILKQKQLADVNVRSAGIYAMPNAEMSAHAQQVLHEANIAHQHLATQLSVEEVEWADLVLTMTTAHKDTIIANYPHTEEKVFTLKEYTSEGSYENVVDPYGGNKAIYEETFAELQELVERLVKILEKN
- a CDS encoding HAMP domain-containing methyl-accepting chemotaxis protein; translated protein: MKKQFGLRLKLVLFVSILALITYSISFIFIEFIQPTVFPDTNRKLFEVITYLLGITWSGILAAIFSVILIKPLQQLEYSATRVAEGKIGQDVVMPKTNDEIRSVAIAFQQMVLNLRHMVESIDQNFQQTNQSIIKLSDETAVATKKADGIAVTVRHISEGAEASATAVQDTAEAIEDVRALATEVNTRAEQSATQSKEILHNLTNTTKAIETLVNSIQQIAAGNNEALESIRTLEDNAGQVERIISLVGDIAAQTNLLALNASIEAARAGEHGKGFAVVAEEVRGLADESAKAVQGITSLIQSMQQNVEIVVKQMNQQVAFATKEAARVSETTTAVEGMSSSVHEMANAIVEISSLIEKQMHNIETTARQSQEVAAIAQETSAGAQEVSSATEEQAYAIEQVEQLAQDLKKQSEALHKMIQQFDRQA
- the rpiB gene encoding ribose 5-phosphate isomerase B → MRIAISSDHGGNNLRREIMQLLDELNISYEDFGPQSADSVDYPDYAKPVSEGVASGEFDKGILICGTGIGMSIAANKVKGIRCALVHDVFSAKATRCHNDSNILAMGERVIGPGLAREIAKTWLETDFEGGRHTRRVEKIAELEQ
- a CDS encoding TIGR01440 family protein; the encoded protein is MVVQQIQTQLTQLLSDFEEQVVLRPKTIFVVGCSTSEVIGQKIGTAGALETAQAIFEPLQAFAKKHQLYLAFQGCEHINRAITMEASVAEQFGYEPVAVIPVRTAGGSMSAYAYTKLENPVVVEAIRAHAGIDIGQTLIGMHLKEVAVPVRTSVRTVGEAIVTVATTRPKLIGGERAVYK
- the glyA gene encoding serine hydroxymethyltransferase → MAYEKLAVQDKAVLDGILAEKKRQQANIELIASENFVSEAVMEAQGSVLTNKYAEGYPGKRYYGGCEHVDVVEDIARDRVKEIFGAEYANVQPHSGAQANMAVYHTILEPGDTVLGMNLSHGGHLTHGSPVNFSGILYNFVEYGVTEDTHVIDYEDVRQKALAHKPKLIVAGASAYPREIDFAKFREIADEVGAYFMVDMAHIAGLVAAGEHQSPVPYADFVTSTTHKTLRGPRGGLILASKEWEQKLNKSVFPGIQGGPLMHVIAAKAVAFGEALQPEFKEYAKQIKANARALADVLIAEGVEIVSGGTDNHLLLLNVKSLGLTGKVAEHALDEVGITTNKNTIPYDTESPFVTSGIRIGTPAVTSRGFKEEDMKEVGAIIAAVLKNPEDEAVKAEAKERVKALTDKHPLYA
- a CDS encoding EAL domain-containing protein, giving the protein MVTKSMDIQNSILLTTIRNLGEQSKESYVILDAKTNCILECNESFCMLINASHTEMLKKDYFEMLSNQLQTTTVEMIKEKIHSGAMVTAKLHHHRFEKPPFWAEMQTLPFQSHNNETLFVLVIVKDITYYHTEDFIMKLERAVYEAIEKDEPFYKKMDTICSGIDEFFIPFVFSTILIKTESNQLQVFTSNRTRDHVPQLCEMNDFYRQVMQQGTTIITNNLEDIAIPIEFKSFANTTNKHIGWFVPIRNQKQQAIGLFMIFSQYSSESALFNKLFEKIGALVALAFTYAKTQRRLWDLAYKDITTGLPNRHSFLNKIEQEEQRGHIGFIKIIQPSEFHQVVELYGREAGDELLRQVARRLQEHKTEINEYIARFTSSSLIISQVTHKEEFSDYEQRIKELTRQPFIINGKHIYITLKTGISYFDKEIKIADAIRFADNALSYAANKPGTHMEIFTKERNDLLEQQMTVLNHLSQALKNKEISVNLQPKVDLRTGEIQSIEALARWHSPILGFVSPAMFIPVAENAGKVREIDSQILEIVLAWLAERQQLGKKLVKVAVNISPDHFYYPHFVRDIRQLVEKYNIDPSNIILEVTENIGLVDFQTAFTIIQELKSYGFQTSVDDFGTGFSSLSYLQRLPFTELKIDRSFINDIKDAATLAIVRSIIQLALNLGMTSVAEGIENEEQVEILRALGCTVGQGYFYYKPMSIEQLDTILDV
- the upp gene encoding uracil phosphoribosyltransferase, with translation MSKVYVFDHPLIQHKLTYIRDKNTGTKEFRELVDEVATLMAFEITRDMPVEEIEIETPVTIAKTKVLSGKKLAIVPILRAGIGMVDGVLKLIPAAKVGHIGLYRDPETLKPVEYYAKLPADVEERDFIIVDPMLATGGSAVEAINSLKKRGAKSIKFMCLIAAPEGVKVIQDEHPDVDIYIAALDEKLNDHGYIVPGLGDAGDRLFGTK